The DNA sequence GCTCAAAACCTTCGTGATCGCCGACGTCAACGTCGTCTTCCCATGATCAACATGACCTATCGTCCCAACATTTATATGAAGCTTGGTACGCTGAAATTTCGCCTTTGACATC is a window from the Nitrospinota bacterium genome containing:
- a CDS encoding GTP-binding protein encodes the protein MSKAKFQRTKLHINVGTIGHVDHGKTTLTSAITKVLS